The following proteins are co-located in the Lagenorhynchus albirostris chromosome 2, mLagAlb1.1, whole genome shotgun sequence genome:
- the RPL22 gene encoding large ribosomal subunit protein eL22, translating into MAPVKKLVVKGGKKKKQVLKFTLDCTHPVEDGIMDAANFEQFLQERIKVNGKAGNLGGGVVTIERSKSKITVTSEVPFSKRYLKYLTKKYLKKNNLRDWLRVVANSKESYELRYFQINQDEEEEEDED; encoded by the exons ATGGCGCCAGTG AAAAAGCTTGTGGTGAAGGGGggcaaaaaaaagaagcaggtccTGAAGTTTACTCTTGACTGTACCCATCCTGTAGAAGATGGAATCATGGATGCGGCCAATTTT GAGCAGTTTCTTCAGGAAAGAATCAAAGTGAATGGAAAAGCTGGGAATCTCGGAGGAGGTGTTGTAACAATCGAAAGAAGCAAAAGCAAGATCACTGTAACTTCCGAGGTGCCTTTTTCCAAAAG GTATTTGAAATATCTcaccaaaaaatatttgaagaagaataATCTCCGTGATTGGTTACGCGTAGTTGCTAACAGCAAAGAAAGTTACGAATTACGTTACTTCCAGATTAATCaagatgaagaagaggaggaagatgaggatTGA
- the RNF207 gene encoding RING finger protein 207 isoform X4 → MSGAIFAPLEGPGALDAASSPPLVCPLCRAQYEHPCLLDCFHDFCAGCLRGRTADGRLACPLCQHQTVVKGPSGLPPVDRLLQFLVDSSGDGMDVVRCANCDQECGKQDAETTYFCNTCGQPLCARCRDETHRARMFARHDIVALGQRSRDVLQKCTLHAEPYIMFSTDKKSLLCIRCFRDMQGESRAHCVDLESAYVQGCERLQQAMLAVKALQTATGEAIALLQAMVEEVRRSAADEEAAIHALFGSMQDKLAERKALLLQAVQSQYEEKDKAFKEQLSHLATLLPTLQVHLAICSSFLSLANKAEFLDLGYELVERLQGIVTRPHRLRPAQSSKIASDHRAEFARCLEPLLLLGPRRAAGAGGGTSTLAGGSGPKVLMGPSCPSPVGKMLGSPVQKPTLHRSISTKVLLAEGDDSPFTEHCRHFENSYRVRGPGTCQLGKAPPLLAKRLQAEMQNLKDQVQELHRDLTKHHSLIKAEIMGDILHKSLQVDTQIALEYASVEGMRAVFQEIWEESYQRVANEQEIYEAQLHDLLQLKQENAYLTTITKQITPYVRSIAKVKERLEPRFQAPVDEPSDHLQNTHDDGVNGEAQARGHGFEPWSGKIPHATEQLSPCATTTEPAL, encoded by the exons ATGTCGGGAGCTATCTTTGCGCCCCTGGAGGGCCCGGGCGCCCTGGACGCGGCGAGCAGCCCCCCGCTCGTGTGCCCGCTGTGCCGCGCGCAGTACGAGCACCCCTGCCTGCTGGACTGCTTCCACGACTTCTGCGCCGGCTGCCTGCGCGGCCGCACCGCCGACGGCCGCCTCGCCTGCCCGCTGTGCCA ACACCAGACGGTGGTGAAGGGCCCCAGCGGGCTGCCTCCGGTGGATCGGCTGTTGCAGTTCCTGGTGGACAGCTCAGGGGATGGTATGGACGTGGTGCGCTGTGCCAACTGCGACCAGGAGTGCGGCAAGCAG GACGCAGAGACCACGTACTTCTGCAACACGTGCGGGCAGCCGCTGTGCGCGCGCTGCCGCGATGAGACGCACCGGGCACGCATGTTCGCGCGCCACGACATCGTGGCCTTGGGCCAGCGCAGCCGCGACGTGCTCCAAAAGTGCA CACTGCACGCCGAGCCCTACATCATGTTCTCCACCGACAAGAAGTCGCTGCTGTGCATCCGCTGCTTCCGGGACATGCAGGG GGAGAGCCGGGCTCACTGCGTGGACCTCGAGTCGGCGTACGTGCAAGGCTGCGAGCGGCTGCAGCAGGCGATGCTG GCGGTGAAGGCCCTGCAGACCGCCACAGGGGAGGCCATCGCACTGCTGCAGGCGATGGTGGAGGAGGTGCGACGCAGCGCGGCGGATGAGGAGGCCGCCATCCACGCCCTCTTCGGCAGCATgcag GACAAACTGGCAGAGAGGAAAGCGCTGCTGCTGCAGGCTGTGCAGAG CCAGTATGAAGAAAAGGACAAGGCCTTCAAGGAGCAGCTCTCCCATTTGGCTACTCTGCTGCCCACCCTCCAG GTCCACCTGGCCATCTGCTCTTCCTTTCTCAGCTTGGCCAACAAGGCTGAGTTCCTGGACCTGGGCTAT GAGCTGGTGGAGAGGCTGCAGGGCATCGTCACGCGGCCACATCGCCTACGGCCCGCACAGAGCAGCAAG ATCGCCAGCGACCACCGCGCCGAGTTCGCGCGCTGCCTGgagccgctgctgctgctgggacCGCGCCGGGCGGCGGGTGCCGGGGGCGGTACCAGCAC GCTAGCAGGGGGCTCGGGCCCCAAGGTGCTGATGGGAcccagctgcccctcccccgTGGGAAAGATGTTGGGGTCACCGGTCCAAAAGCCCACGCTGCACCGGTCCATCAGCACCAAGGTGCTGCTGGCGGAGGGCGACGATTCACCCTTCACGGAACACTGCCGCCACTTTGAGAACTCCTACCGGGTGAGGGGGCCAGGGACCTGCCAGCTGGGAAAGGCCCCACCCCTTCTCGCCAAG CGCCTGCAGGCAGAGATGCAGAACCTGAAGGACCAGGTACAGGAGCTGCACCGGGACCTCACCAAGCACCACTCGCTCATCAAGGCCGAGATCATGGGTGACATCCTGCACAAGTCCCTGCAGGTGGACACACAGATCGCCTTGGAGTATGCTTCCGTGGAGGGCATGAGAGCAGTCTTCCAGGAG atttgggAGGAATCCTACCAGCGCGTGGCTAACGAGCAGGAGATCTATGAAG CCCAGCTCCATGACCTTCTCCAGCTGAAGCAGGAGAATGCCTACCTGACCACCATCACCAAGCAGATCACGCCCTACGTCCGCTCCATTGCCAAGGTGAAGGAGCGGCTAGAGCCCAG
- the RNF207 gene encoding RING finger protein 207 isoform X5, giving the protein MSGAIFAPLEGPGALDAASSPPLVCPLCRAQYEHPCLLDCFHDFCAGCLRGRTADGRLACPLCQHQTVVKGPSGLPPVDRLLQFLVDSSGDGMDVVRCANCDQECGKQDAETTYFCNTCGQPLCARCRDETHRARMFARHDIVALGQRSRDVLQKCTLHAEPYIMFSTDKKSLLCIRCFRDMQGESRAHCVDLESAYVQGCERLQQAMLAVKALQTATGEAIALLQAMVEEVRRSAADEEAAIHALFGSMQDKLAERKALLLQAVQSQYEEKDKAFKEQLSHLATLLPTLQVHLAICSSFLSLANKAEFLDLGYELVERLQGIVTRPHRLRPAQSSKIASDHRAEFARCLEPLLLLGPRRAAGAGGGTSTLAGGSGPKVLMGPSCPSPVGKMLGSPVQKPTLHRSISTKVLLAEGDDSPFTEHCRHFENSYRVRGPGTCQLGKAPPLLAKRLQAEMQNLKDQVQELHRDLTKHHSLIKAEIMGDILHKSLQVDTQIALEYASVEGMRAVFQEIWEESYQRVANEQEIYEAQLHDLLQLKQENAYLTTITKQITPYVRSIAKVKERLEPRFQAPVDEPSDHLQNTHDDGVNGEAQAR; this is encoded by the exons ATGTCGGGAGCTATCTTTGCGCCCCTGGAGGGCCCGGGCGCCCTGGACGCGGCGAGCAGCCCCCCGCTCGTGTGCCCGCTGTGCCGCGCGCAGTACGAGCACCCCTGCCTGCTGGACTGCTTCCACGACTTCTGCGCCGGCTGCCTGCGCGGCCGCACCGCCGACGGCCGCCTCGCCTGCCCGCTGTGCCA ACACCAGACGGTGGTGAAGGGCCCCAGCGGGCTGCCTCCGGTGGATCGGCTGTTGCAGTTCCTGGTGGACAGCTCAGGGGATGGTATGGACGTGGTGCGCTGTGCCAACTGCGACCAGGAGTGCGGCAAGCAG GACGCAGAGACCACGTACTTCTGCAACACGTGCGGGCAGCCGCTGTGCGCGCGCTGCCGCGATGAGACGCACCGGGCACGCATGTTCGCGCGCCACGACATCGTGGCCTTGGGCCAGCGCAGCCGCGACGTGCTCCAAAAGTGCA CACTGCACGCCGAGCCCTACATCATGTTCTCCACCGACAAGAAGTCGCTGCTGTGCATCCGCTGCTTCCGGGACATGCAGGG GGAGAGCCGGGCTCACTGCGTGGACCTCGAGTCGGCGTACGTGCAAGGCTGCGAGCGGCTGCAGCAGGCGATGCTG GCGGTGAAGGCCCTGCAGACCGCCACAGGGGAGGCCATCGCACTGCTGCAGGCGATGGTGGAGGAGGTGCGACGCAGCGCGGCGGATGAGGAGGCCGCCATCCACGCCCTCTTCGGCAGCATgcag GACAAACTGGCAGAGAGGAAAGCGCTGCTGCTGCAGGCTGTGCAGAG CCAGTATGAAGAAAAGGACAAGGCCTTCAAGGAGCAGCTCTCCCATTTGGCTACTCTGCTGCCCACCCTCCAG GTCCACCTGGCCATCTGCTCTTCCTTTCTCAGCTTGGCCAACAAGGCTGAGTTCCTGGACCTGGGCTAT GAGCTGGTGGAGAGGCTGCAGGGCATCGTCACGCGGCCACATCGCCTACGGCCCGCACAGAGCAGCAAG ATCGCCAGCGACCACCGCGCCGAGTTCGCGCGCTGCCTGgagccgctgctgctgctgggacCGCGCCGGGCGGCGGGTGCCGGGGGCGGTACCAGCAC GCTAGCAGGGGGCTCGGGCCCCAAGGTGCTGATGGGAcccagctgcccctcccccgTGGGAAAGATGTTGGGGTCACCGGTCCAAAAGCCCACGCTGCACCGGTCCATCAGCACCAAGGTGCTGCTGGCGGAGGGCGACGATTCACCCTTCACGGAACACTGCCGCCACTTTGAGAACTCCTACCGGGTGAGGGGGCCAGGGACCTGCCAGCTGGGAAAGGCCCCACCCCTTCTCGCCAAG CGCCTGCAGGCAGAGATGCAGAACCTGAAGGACCAGGTACAGGAGCTGCACCGGGACCTCACCAAGCACCACTCGCTCATCAAGGCCGAGATCATGGGTGACATCCTGCACAAGTCCCTGCAGGTGGACACACAGATCGCCTTGGAGTATGCTTCCGTGGAGGGCATGAGAGCAGTCTTCCAGGAG atttgggAGGAATCCTACCAGCGCGTGGCTAACGAGCAGGAGATCTATGAAG CCCAGCTCCATGACCTTCTCCAGCTGAAGCAGGAGAATGCCTACCTGACCACCATCACCAAGCAGATCACGCCCTACGTCCGCTCCATTGCCAAGGTGAAGGAGCGGCTAGAGCCCAG